The Punica granatum isolate Tunisia-2019 chromosome 4, ASM765513v2, whole genome shotgun sequence genome has a window encoding:
- the LOC116202712 gene encoding probable E3 ubiquitin-protein ligase RHA1A encodes MGFPVGYTELLLPKLLFPLFSLFTLLRRLTSAVSCSLGLAADTSHPANDPTTYLPDFEFPSHSLPAALAREALPVALFSALPGPRKPESCTVCLHEFEDEDEVRLPANCPHVFHRSCLDRWIGYEQRTCPLCRAALIPEDLQDSINERLWADAGINDVNGVPDFYHLDDNLMNFYPQIPMDS; translated from the coding sequence ATGGGTTTCCCGGTGGGCTACACGGAGCTTCTCCTCCCGAAGCTCCTCTTCCccctcttctccctcttcaCCCTCCTCCGTCGCCTCACCTCCGCCGTCTCCTGCTCCCTCGGCCTCGCAGCTGACACCAGCCACCCCGCCAACGACCCGACCACCTATTTACCCGACTTCGAGTTTCCCTCTCACTCCCTCCCGGCGGCCCTTGCCCGCGAGGCCCTGCCCGTGGCACTCTTCTCTGCACTTCctggcccgaggaagccagAAAGCTGCACCGTGTGCCTCCACGAGTTTGAGGATGAGGACGAGGTCCGCCTCCCCGCCAACTGCCCCCACGTGTTCCACCGGAGCTGCCTCGACCGCTGGATAGGGTACGAGCAGAGGACGTGCCCGCTCTGCCGGGCGGCGCTGATCCCGGAAGACCTGCAGGATTCTATCAATGAGAGGCTGTGGGCTGACGCTGGGATCAACGATGTCAATGGCGTCCCGGACTTCTATCACTTGGATGACAACTTAATGAACTTCTATCCTCAGATACCTATGGATTCGTAG